The DNA region GACAGAGAGTCACCAGAGCCCATACCCCCTGCTTTGAACAGACGGCGGTCGACTACGCTGCCAGCTAGGGAGACAATCGCTGCCCGTCAAGCGATAAGGAGGGGTGTGACCGACTTTCCCATTCTGGGCGATGCACCAGCAGATACGGAACCATTATTACCCTCGTCAGCCTCGCCAAGGAGGGACTTTAGGCGAAGAAGGAAGTCAACTGGCTTTCCGGGATTTACCGCACGAAGGAACTCATCGAGGAAGACCTCCGGCGGTGGATTACAGGATGCGGTGGGGAACCTGTGGAagatgaggtggtggaaaggcAGCGGCAGTAGGTCTGCTAGTACCACGCCGGTTCTCCCGACGACGGAGGATTCGGCGACTTGGGGCGGTGGGGCAGGAGAATCGTATAGAGATACCCCTGTGGAAACATATAGAGATGAGGAGAGTGTTTCGAGAGATCCAAGAGCTGGGAGAAGTAGATCTGAGTCTGGGGCAAGGAGGCTTGTGGGTGGTCAAGAtgaacctccaccaccgccagtgTAAAGGAAAGCATTCATGGCCGGCGTTGATTAGGGGTTTTGGGTTGAGTTAGTTTTGCTTGAATTCAGTTGTATATCCAGAAATGCATTATCTTGAGTTGCATCATTCGATGCGGGATTAGTCGTTGTTGGCTATCTTGTTTGCTGACTTACGAAGTCTGTCTGCTGTGTGTCAGTAACAGTTGCTGGCTTGGAATTCGCCAACTCAAAAGATATCATCAGGGTCAGACACCACGAGAGGACCCCCGAAGAAGCTTGTAGTCAAAACCTACAAGGCAACGCGAGTGATCTCAGGCGTTGACTAGAACCTACACCGAGTCCCTCGCAGACTCCTCCTGGTTGTGATCAGCTTTCAACCTCATGATGGGAGTGGCCGAACATACCTGACGGCTGTCCCAACTCACCAGCCAGCACGATGCAACGAGAACCGCAAGCACCACCCGCCGTCTGTCAGCCGGCATGGCGCAACACAGCcggccccctccaccaaccaccttGACCCGTCACAAATCCGGGACAAATACACAGGTCACGCCCTCCTACCGCAACGCTCCATCCACCAGCATGGTCCGGCATAGGCCCCGGGGTTTGGACGGAGGAGAcaggttttgggggtgggaagtgGGGTGGACTTGGCTTTTGAGGGTAGAGGAAGGGTGGCTATGGGGAGGTTAGCTAACTGCTGACTTGTGTGGTGAGTGGACATAACCCAAGATGAGTCACCATACGGTGAGTTtgggtgggaagaggggctATTCTTGGTCAAGGTGAAGTTGTGGATAGGAAGTTAAGAAAagtaaggtacctaggtgaggaggttggagagacATGGAGGCAGGCTGATGGGAACTGATGGATGGAATGATGCTGATATttctggggggggggaaaacAAGAGGatttgttgtgttgttgtgtggATGTTTGACAAAGGCCTGGTTGGTCGTGCATGATGAACAATGTCTGTGATGGGGACTTGAAAATAGTCGAGAGACGATCCAAGATGATGGATACGTCTGATGACCTTTTGAAAGGGCGTTAGAGATGGTCGAGGACGTGTCTcttatctttcaaggccttgatTCCACGTACAGTCTCTATTATTCTGTCTATGGCGTGGGCGGGCAGGGTGTAACTCGCTACTGCCTACCCTTGGTAGCCCAAAGGACAGGAGATAAGACAGTCGACATTGCAAACATAAAGATGTAATTTGCCCAAACACATAATTATATACAACTGCAGACAGCCAGCTACACgcaccatccaccatccaGACAACATCTACAAACGATACAGGGGGGGATCATGAACCGAAATTTCCGAAAAAATGAGAAAGAGATAAAAAGGTATATGGTATGTAACATAAAGctaggaaaaaaaaagtaagaCTTTGCAGCCCAACAATGATGCTGCCAAAGAATGAATGGTGTGATGTGTGCAAAAAGCCGCTGCTCGCCACacgctctcctccctctcttcttttcaccAGCCGCAAACCCAGAAGCGGACCCTTTTTCCATCCCTTGTTCGATCGTCATCGTCTCAATCCTGGCGAGTCGTGGCGGCCCAGGCGGCCCAGGCGGCTCAGCACCCCATTGCCGAAAGAAAAAATAGCGTCAAATCCTCCCATACCCGCTCTTCTCATCGATATGCCtgaacctctccctctccttgcGGTCCTTGAGCAGGCAGGCGGTCGCCATGACAAACACAAAGTCGATACCGACCATGCCGAACATGGCGGTGAAGATGTTGTCAAGGAAGATGTTGGCGAACGAGGTGATGGGTGTGGCACAGCCGCGCACGAGAGCCGCGGCCGCTGGGCTGGAACAGGTCGCATCAGTGACGAAcgcgggggaggtgctgttgAAGTAACCGCAGCAGTTGAACTATTTCATAATCAGTAAGAGAAGTTCCAGTGTCACATGTTGATgaacacaaaaaaaaaaacacaaaacgTACCTCCGCCTGCATAAGCTGCTGGACATTCGCCGGTTGCGCCCAATAAAGCGGCGCAAAATCCTCTCTTGTCTTCAGCGTCAAGATCCATAGGAACAACCCAAGAATCATGCTGAAGAGCCCGCAAAACGTCGTCATGTAAGCGCCCAGCTTGAGCCACCCGCGAGACTGCGTCGCCAGCCCCGGTAGGGTGACCATAAATGTGAGGAAAATGAAGACCGCATTCACGATGCCCGCTGTGAGGGGAAACCTCTGATACAGAAGATTTCTGGCCGCCTGCCTCCCGTTTTCTGGAATCTCATCCCTGATGTTCCCGACGATTACTGAGAagccgatgatgaagatgccCATCAGAAGAAAGAGGCCGTCTGCCACCACGTAGGCTGCTTGTACTTTGTTCaccatcttgttgttgggtgtTGGCTGCTCGCGAGCAACCTATTTTTCGGGGAAACTAGCTCGGTTTTCGGTTCCTCCAAGGTCTCTCCTTTCAATTTTCGGTATATAACTGACGGCCAGCGTCCCTTTTCAATTTGTCTCGTCCTTTGTGATATGTATGTACGTGGTTTTCAAATATTTGCAATGAGCGTACACGGGCGAGATCGACCTGCAAATCCCagcacccccccaaaaaaatgtTGATTAAAATAACGGTTCGAATCGAAGTTGAATGGTGATGATTTCGAGTCTCGGCATCGAGCGACGGAGGTTTTCTCGAGTTCCAGCTCTCGGCGCGAGCAATTGTCGTCGAAACGTACACGAGGCGGACCCAAAGGGAATGACAGAACACACaagcaacaagaaaaaatGAGAGACTGTGAGGGTCTAGCCTCAACCAACAAACGACAACGAAAAATTAAGATAGGACACCCTTTCCCCAGCGGAAGATGGGAAACGGAAAGGAGAGAGGTTGCaaaaggagagggagatggtgagaaGGGACCTTGGCagagtggaggaggtgaccCAAAAGGGAGCGCAACTGAGACGGGCTCAGCCTACCACAATGCCAGATTGTGCTTCAAACTCCCAGCCCGGGCGACAATGCACCAAGAGAAATGGGCTTGACTGCGACAGGAAACAGCTGATTCTGCTCCACCGCAGCGAGTCAACCGCCTGCTTCAGCCTGTATGAGGGCTTGCGCAGACGCTGTCCAGTGTCGTAGGAGATTCTCGGTCCCTAACAGAAGCCGTTTCAGATGGCGTCGGGAGACATGGGTTGACAAGGGACGGACGCGCCAGCACGGGCCATTAGGCGCTCTGTGGCGCCGAGTGCAACGTCTCCGAGGCACAGGATTGGTTGCCCGACCCCAGGCCAAGGGGTCTGGGGACGGTCAAGATCGAACCATTGCGTCTTTCCGCCCACGCGCCATCAATTTGCGCCACCGTTCCTGATAAACAGGAGGGCCGGATTTGAAGATATCTCGAACCTGGTTGTCTCTCTTTCATGGTGTTGCTGCGAGATTGGGTTTTCGGCGATAGCTTCCCATGGAATCTTGAAGGTAGAGAAGCTGGAGTACAGATTGGCACTTACCCCTCAGTACCACGCTCAGCGCGACACAGATGCTAACACAACCTCGAGATCCCGTTCTGACGGCGGCTGGACCAAGATGAGCAACGTATCGCAGCATCGCCTCTGTTGCACAGATGGGACAAGCCCAACTACATGGTACTATGAGTTGGCAGAAGTTCAGAATCGGGCAAATCGGGTCGGTGTGGTACAAAGATAGGATTCTGAACTTCCCAGTGGCTTCTCCATCCGTTCTTTCCGACGAATCtgctttctctctctcgacaCCGCTTTTTGGACATAACGGCTGAAGAGTGGACGGTGTAGATACGACGCAGTGTGTGAGAATATCCCAAGATTGTGAGCTGGAAATTATATAAAACAATTCGCGGTCCTGTTTTGGACAAAACATCACCTGATGTATGATCGACAACAGAGTTTTTGTCTATAAATATCATGCGGGGGTTTGGTGAGCTGTGATGTCGTTCTGGATCAGCAAAACCCAGGTTCTCGACTAGTGTTCCAGCTGACAGGAGACTCACCAGCAGGCACAATGTTCGAGGCCTTCAAACACCGGACGAGATGCTTCGGCCGTTGGAAGCCCGCTTCCGAGGAATTAATTAGTAAGCTCGGTGCCCCCAAGTGGAGGCCCGCCCGGAGCGTTGAATATGGTCAACCAATCAGACCGCGGCTGGCTTCCAGAAGGAGAAGTTTTGCACTCCGGCCTCCGGCGCAATCCACCAGCGATTTCACCATCAAAGCCGAGTGCCCACACTTCACCGTTGGAATTCCGCTTCAAGAAGCGGAGTGGAAAACAGTGACAAATAAGCCATCTCTGTAGTCTCAGAGCGTCGATAAACACCAGGAGTGTCGAACCTGGAGTTTGGGCCGAGAAAATAGAACAAGATAGGCCCGCCTCAAAAGCACGCTCCAAACTAAAGCCGCCAACGTCTCCTCGCCCCAGATTTCAGCACAGTTTGGAGACCAGGCGGAAAGTCAACTGCCCTGGCTTCGTCCGACTTTCCATTCACTTCActtcatcccatcttctGTCAGATGAATGCACCCCAGAGCTGAACAATCCCATGGTACTTCGTCGCTATCGAtgttcccccctctcctATGTTGGAAACGGAAGCATTACAAGTGATAAAATCTCTCCCTGCTTGTGCATCAACCAGCGGCTCTTTGACCCCCCCCCGGGCTATGACTACGGCTTACCAGGGCCCCTTTTTCGTGTGCAAATCCTCCACGGGCGCAATCACACGCTATCGCCTCTCCCcgcttccccctcccccttgccTGATGCATGGgaccaacctcacctcacgGGCAAATCGTTCAAGATTTCATCGCGCAACGACTCGAACAGGGGGAAACGGCACGGGTCGCCATAAAAACAAATTCTAAAACCCCACCGCGGGGGCCACACAACGCAACAACTCCAAGAGCTTGAGGTCGGGTTTGTTGAACGCCAAGATATGACATATCTTGTTTGAACGATGCTTCAATGTTCATGATGGCTTGTCGTCGATGTCAAGTGTGTTTCGAGCCGCTTGACCTGTCAGATTGTTTTCTATTCGTCATCTGCAGACCGGCTTTCTGGTTCGGAGATGCCGGTTGGCTGGGAAGTAAAACATATTGCCCGCCATCGGTACATCTCACATCTCCCGGGCGAGCTCAACCTAGCCTTCACATCGATCgtcggtgggggaggagcagtgCGCCATCTGTCATCAGCCCATCACTCTCCGTCCAATATCGATGCAAGGGACTGGAGAGTCCAGCGGTAGACGTACAGATTTCTAATCTCATCTCTTCCCCGTACTGACAACCCAGAGCTGCA from Podospora pseudoanserina strain CBS 124.78 chromosome 1, whole genome shotgun sequence includes:
- a CDS encoding hypothetical protein (EggNog:ENOG503P1RG; COG:S): MVNKVQAAYVVADGLFLLMGIFIIGFSVIVGNIRDEIPENGRQAARNLLYQRFPLTAGIVNAVFIFLTFMVTLPGLATQSRGWLKLGAYMTTFCGLFSMILGLFLWILTLKTREDFAPLYWAQPANVQQLMQAEFNCCGYFNSTSPAFVTDATCSSPAAAALVRGCATPITSFANIFLDNIFTAMFGMVGIDFVFVMATACLLKDRKERERFRHIDEKSGYGRI